In Gossypium raimondii isolate GPD5lz chromosome 12, ASM2569854v1, whole genome shotgun sequence, a single window of DNA contains:
- the LOC105765359 gene encoding uncharacterized protein LOC105765359 isoform X1 — protein MFPGFRITSMKGRTQRADTHDDWGDGSWTVDCICGVNFDDGEEMVKCDECGVWVHTRCSRYTKGEELFACDKCKNKSNRNDSEETEVAQLLVELPTKTVRIESSSTRRPFRLWTDIPMEERVHVQGVPGGEPGLFSGLSGVFTPQLWKCTGYVPKKFNFQYREFPCWDENKDDDNKNGKQNEFESGNPADNGAGVLFSLSKERVFNAPMHPKKDVLNEGKKSESEDFEGKHWQNGVRKDRGVLQPVTAPSSKQKKDEPGVFKDRSTRKKSRSSAEKEAYEKKRSVQPHKTVFRPSCDAKQLEFYEDRVPKSFATGVQSGKNKNLKDSVHQEPTSDGNLASNHAVERPKNNSSGKEHASEVSTSSMSGHDSIRIDGKEEKADDQLPAAITSTPKTEDLAQLPLVNKYTGITPIKEEGGGVAIDKVDGVVVEGSTRSPQDHQVDALASTALKVQGNNILKDSNSGISCSFDKSDIEVKREMNDDDSNVVLINQRSNPDDTKDTEISFHQTSETPQMNDLVGGFSHSSDSKARINESEIVADCHSDKANELSGHCSLLKCDLEGSEVSETLKKISPESNRIPRSSEESKPSINVLTPEEQSNQRKMTACVGKSSSTSSASIFAVSSVPDSSKPTDSQNNSKQQVMPDNNVSSKKGYATNDVPRDGDRHDLSRKAVKERPKSSYSSTSKVPHQSRISHASISKRNISESKDSVPSSSLKASLMQNSSVTSVSGESAGSLQSQSASFIHQNKTSASGFPQKGEKSSQSSSQPASKSAHASSVHPFATSNSTTLSDEELALLLHQELNSSPRVPRVPRVRQAGSFPQLASATATSMLMKRTSSSGGKDHSMVPRRKNKDASKDGSRGSRELDHDAKRTDKVLSSHDQRQDLGSTMDASAKRNDKNVHATPSTATNSGPSSSTEANEQNLSYVRSSPRNLSDDDTGTARGSVPRTLPGLINDIMSKGRRMTYEELCNAVLPHWPNLRKHNGERYAYSTHSQAVLDCLRNRQEWAQLVDRGPKTNSSKKRRKADAEDSDDNEFGKGRSTKEVESKSLESQKEEFPKGKRKARKRRRLALQGRGIKDVRRRRKVDFSDDDAGPFSNSSEESMFSDDEIQGSGACPVGSDASASSD, from the exons ATGTTTCCAG ggtttaggataACAAGTATGAAAGGCCGGACGCAGCGGGCCGATACCCATGATGACTGGGGAGACGGTTCATGGACCGTGGACTGCATCTGCGGTGTCAATTTTGACGACGGTGAAGAGATGGTGAAGTGCGATGAGTGCGGCGTCTGGGTGCATACGCGCTGCTCCCGTTACACCAAGGGAGAAGAGTTGTTTGCCTGTGACAAGTGCAAGAACAAAAGCAACCGTAACGACAGCGAGGAAACGGAAGTGGCTCAGTTGTTGGTTGAACTGCCAACGAAAACAGTTAGGATAGAGAGTAGTTCTACCCGACGGCCCTTTAGGCTTTGGACTGATATCCCCATGGAAGAGCGTGTTCATGTTCAAGGGGTTCCAGGGGGGGAACCTGGTTTGTTTAGTGGGCTGTCTGGGGTTTTTACGCCTCAACTATGGAAGTGTACTGGGTATGTGCCTAAGAAGTTTAATTTCCAGTATAGGGAATTCCCTTGTTGGGATGAGAACAAAGATGATGATAACAAAAATGGTAAGCAGAATGAGTTTGAGAGTGGGAATCCTGCTGATAATGGTGCCGGAGTTCTGTTTTCTTTGTCTAAAGAGAGGGTGTTTAATGCTCCTATGCATCCAAAGAAGGATGTTTTAAATGAAGGGAAGAAGAGTGAGAGTGAAGATTTTGAGGGAAAGCATTGGCAGAATGGAGTAAGGAAAGATAGGGGTGTACTTCAGCCTGTTACGGCACCCTCCAGTAAGCAGAAAAAAGATGAGCCTGGGGTGTTCAAAGATAGGAGTACAAGAAAGAAGTCTAGAAGTTCTGCTGAGAAAGAGGCTTACGAGAAGAAGAGATCTGTACAGCCCCATAAAACAG TGTTTAGACCCAGCTGTGATGCAAAACAATTGGAATTTTATGAAGACAGAGTTCCAAAGTCTTTCGCGACTGGTGTCCAGAGTGGaaagaacaaaaatttgaaggacaGTGTGCATCAAGAACCAACTTCAGATGGTAATCTTGCATCGAACCATGCGGTTGAAAGACCCAAGAACAACTCAAGTGGAAAAGAGCATGCTTCAGAGGTCTCCACTTCTAGCATGTCTGGACATGATTCGATTAGAATTGATGGGAAGGAGGAGAAGGCTGATGATCAACTTCCTGCAGCTATTACAAGCACTCCAAAAACAGAAGATCTCGCTCAATTGCCATTAGTGAACAAATATACTGGGATAACTCCTATTAAAGAAGAG GGTGGTGGTGTGGCAATTGACAAAGTAGATGGTGTTGTAGTAGAAGGTTCTACAAGAAGTCCTCAGGACCATCAGGTTGATGCTTTGGCTAGTACTGCCCTGAAAGTTCAGGGAAATAATATTCTTAAAGATTCTAATAGCGGCATCTCTTGCAGCTTTGATAAATCTGATATTGAGGTGAAAAGAGAAATGAATGATGATGATTCTAATGTTGTCTTAATTAATCAACGTTCTAATCCTGATGATACTAAAGACACAGAAATATCTTTTCATCAGACATCAGAAACCCCCCAAATGAATGATTTGGTTGGAGGATTTTCACATTCGTCTGACAGTAAGGCAAGAATCAATGAATCAGAAATTGTTGCTGATTGTCATTCTGATAAAGCAAATGAGTTGTCTGGCCATTGTTCGTTGCTAAAATGCGATTTGGAGGGTTCAGAAGTTTCTGAGACTCTGAAGAAAATTTCTCCAGAATCCAATCGTATTCCTAGATCTTCTGAAGAGTCTAAACCAAGTATAAATGTTCTGACCCCTGAAGAACAGTCTAACCAGCGTAAAATGACAGCATGCGTTGGAAAGTCATCTTCCACCTCATCAGCTTCCATATTTGCTGTATCATCTGTTCCTGATAGCTCTAAACCTACAGATTCTCAGAATAACTCAAAGCAACAAGTAATGCCTGACAACAATGTGAGCAGTAAGAAAGGTTACGCTACAAATGATGTGCCTAGGGATGGAGACAGACATGACTTATCACGTAAGGCAGTAAAAGAGCGACCAAAATCCTCTTATAGTTCTACGTCAAAAGTCCCACACCAAAGCAGGATTTCACATGCTTCCATTTCAAAAAGAAACATATCTGAGTCAAAAGATTCTGTGCCTTCCTCATCTTTAAAGGCATCTTTGATGCAGAATAGTTCAGTTACGTCAGTCTCTGGTGAGTCTGCCGGCTCACTGCAAAGTCAGTCTGCTTCtttcattcatcaaaacaaGACATCGGCTTCAGGTTTCCCACAGAAAGGTGAAAAGTCCAGTCAGTCAAGTTCCCAGCCAGCGTCTAAGTCTGCACATGCATCATCAGTACATCCCTttgcaacatcaaattccactACTCTAAGTGATGAAGAG CTTGCTTTGCTTTTGCATCAAGAACTTAATAGTTCTCCAAGAGTACCTCGTGTTCCACGTGTGCGGCAGGCTGGGAGCTTTCCTCAGCTGGCATCTGCAACTGCCACAAGCATGCTAATGAAACGCACATCTAGCTCGGGAGGAAAGGATCACAGTATG GTCCCTAGAAGAAAAAACAAGGATGCATCTAAAGATGGGTCCCGTGGATCTCGTGAGCTTGATCATGATGCTAAAAGAACTGATAAAGTGCTATCTTCACATGATCAGAGACAAGATCTTGGTTCTACCATGGATGCTTCTGCTAAAAGGAATGACAAGAATGTACATGCCACACCCTCCACAGCCACAAACAGTGGCCCTTCTTCTTCAACTGAAGCTAATGAGCAAAATTTGTCATATGTACGTAGTTCACCTAGAAATTTATCTGATGATGACACAGGCACAGCTCGTGGTTCTGTACCTCGTACTTTACCTG GCTTGATAAATGACATTATGAGCAAAGGCAGGCGAATGACTTATGAAGAGCTTTGTAATGCAGTCCTGCCG CATTGGCCTAACTTGAGGAAACATAATGGAGAACGATATGCGTATTCTACTCATTCTCAAGCTGTTCTTGATTGCCTAAGAAATCGACAAGAATGGGCTCAGTTAGTTGATCGTGGCCCCAAG ACTAATTCAAGTAAGAAAAGGCGCAAGGCAGATGCTGAAGATTCAGACGATAATGAATTCGGCAAGGGAAGAAGTACGAAAGAGGTAGAAAGCAAAAGCCTCGAGTCACAGAAAGAAGAGTTCCCCAAAGGCAAAAGGAAAGCGAGGAAGCGCAGGCGACTGGCTTTGCAAGGAAGAGGAATAAAAGATGTCCGCAGGAGAAGGAAAGTAGATTTCAGTGATGATGATGCCGGACCCTTCTCTAACTCAAGTGAGGAGAGCATGTTCAGTGACGATGAGATCCAAGGAAGCGGAGCTTGCCCAGTGGGAAGTGACGCCTCAGCAAGCTCTGATTAG
- the LOC105765358 gene encoding NAC domain-containing protein 43, with protein sequence MSEDMNLSINGQFRVPPGFRFHPTEEELLHYYLRKKVAFQKIDLDVIREVDLNKLEPWEIQEKCKIGSTPQNDWYFFSHKDKKYPTGTRTNRATAAGFWKATGRDKIIYSGLKRIGLRKTLVFYKGRAPHGQKSDWIMHEYRLDHNSTSTLDATASNGIGDSVPEEGWVVCRVFRKKNYQKTLESPKSSSSTCLDSKGKMLGSCNDGVLDQILFHMGRTCCKMENGSLSNNNVDIPNTNNGVHERFMHLPRLESPTLFDQDRSFIKPCCYHSIDDMLTETEPSSINQRGTAGVCESNNGVNDWVTLDRLVASQLNGQQETSKQLWCFNDPNAAFSLCHDDDVQLSHLNLLRSNQNSNVYRDENDLWSLTKSSSPSPSSTSDPLCHLSV encoded by the exons ATGTCAGAAGATATGAATCTATCCATAAATGGGCAGTTTCGGGTCCCTCCTGGTTTCAGATTTCATCCTACAGAAGAGGAGCTTCTTCACTATTATCTCAGAAAGAAAGTGGCTTTCCAAAAGATAGACCTTGATGTTATTCGAGAAGTTGATCTCAACAAACTTGAGCCATGGGAAATACAAG AGAAGTGCAAAATAGGATCCACCCCACAGAATGATTGGTACTTCTTCAGCCACAAGGACAAAAAGTATCCTACGGGGACCCGAACTAATCGTGCAACGGCTGCCGGGTTCTGGAAAGCAACTGGGCGTGATAAGATTATTTATAGCGGTTTAAAAAGGATTGGATTGAGAAAGACATTGGTTTTTTATAAAGGAAGAGCTCCACATGGACAAAAATCTGATTGGATTATGCATGAGTACAGGCTCGATCATAACAGTACTAGTACCCTTGACGCTACT GCATCAAATGGCATTGGAGATTCAGTGCCTGAAGAAGGTTGGGTGGTTTGTCGTGTATTTAGAAAGAAGAATTATCAGAAAACCCTAGAAAGTCCTAAAAGCTCTTCCTCAACTTGTCTGGATTCAAAGGGGAAGATGCTTGGTTCATGCAACGATGGGGTTCTAGATCAAATTCTTTTTCATATGGGAAGGACTTGTTGTAAGATGGAGAATGGTTCATTGAGCAACAACAACGTTGATATCCCCAACACCAACAACGGGGTACATGAAAGGTTCATGCATCTGCCCAGGTTGGAAAGCCCAACACTCTTTGATCAAGATAGAAGCTTCATCAAGCCTTGTTGTTACCACTCCATCGACGATATGCTGACTGAAACTGAACCATCTTCGATCAACCAACGAGGCACTGCTGGTGTTTGTGAGTCCAACAATGGCGTTAATGATTGGGTCACCTTGGACCGACTTGTCGCATCCCAGCTAAATGGTCAACAAGAAACTAGCAAGCAACTATGGTGTTTTAATGACCCTAATGCTGCTTTCAGTCTTTGTCACGATGATGATGTTCAACTATCGCACTTAAATTTGCTCAGATCAAATCAAAACTCCAACGTATACAGAGACGAGAATGATCTATGGAGCTTGACCAAGTCGTCGTCACCGTCACCCTCATCAACATCAGACCCTTTATGCCATCTATCGgtataa
- the LOC105765359 gene encoding uncharacterized protein LOC105765359 isoform X2, translating into MKGRTQRADTHDDWGDGSWTVDCICGVNFDDGEEMVKCDECGVWVHTRCSRYTKGEELFACDKCKNKSNRNDSEETEVAQLLVELPTKTVRIESSSTRRPFRLWTDIPMEERVHVQGVPGGEPGLFSGLSGVFTPQLWKCTGYVPKKFNFQYREFPCWDENKDDDNKNGKQNEFESGNPADNGAGVLFSLSKERVFNAPMHPKKDVLNEGKKSESEDFEGKHWQNGVRKDRGVLQPVTAPSSKQKKDEPGVFKDRSTRKKSRSSAEKEAYEKKRSVQPHKTVFRPSCDAKQLEFYEDRVPKSFATGVQSGKNKNLKDSVHQEPTSDGNLASNHAVERPKNNSSGKEHASEVSTSSMSGHDSIRIDGKEEKADDQLPAAITSTPKTEDLAQLPLVNKYTGITPIKEEGGGVAIDKVDGVVVEGSTRSPQDHQVDALASTALKVQGNNILKDSNSGISCSFDKSDIEVKREMNDDDSNVVLINQRSNPDDTKDTEISFHQTSETPQMNDLVGGFSHSSDSKARINESEIVADCHSDKANELSGHCSLLKCDLEGSEVSETLKKISPESNRIPRSSEESKPSINVLTPEEQSNQRKMTACVGKSSSTSSASIFAVSSVPDSSKPTDSQNNSKQQVMPDNNVSSKKGYATNDVPRDGDRHDLSRKAVKERPKSSYSSTSKVPHQSRISHASISKRNISESKDSVPSSSLKASLMQNSSVTSVSGESAGSLQSQSASFIHQNKTSASGFPQKGEKSSQSSSQPASKSAHASSVHPFATSNSTTLSDEELALLLHQELNSSPRVPRVPRVRQAGSFPQLASATATSMLMKRTSSSGGKDHSMVPRRKNKDASKDGSRGSRELDHDAKRTDKVLSSHDQRQDLGSTMDASAKRNDKNVHATPSTATNSGPSSSTEANEQNLSYVRSSPRNLSDDDTGTARGSVPRTLPGLINDIMSKGRRMTYEELCNAVLPHWPNLRKHNGERYAYSTHSQAVLDCLRNRQEWAQLVDRGPKTNSSKKRRKADAEDSDDNEFGKGRSTKEVESKSLESQKEEFPKGKRKARKRRRLALQGRGIKDVRRRRKVDFSDDDAGPFSNSSEESMFSDDEIQGSGACPVGSDASASSD; encoded by the exons ATGAAAGGCCGGACGCAGCGGGCCGATACCCATGATGACTGGGGAGACGGTTCATGGACCGTGGACTGCATCTGCGGTGTCAATTTTGACGACGGTGAAGAGATGGTGAAGTGCGATGAGTGCGGCGTCTGGGTGCATACGCGCTGCTCCCGTTACACCAAGGGAGAAGAGTTGTTTGCCTGTGACAAGTGCAAGAACAAAAGCAACCGTAACGACAGCGAGGAAACGGAAGTGGCTCAGTTGTTGGTTGAACTGCCAACGAAAACAGTTAGGATAGAGAGTAGTTCTACCCGACGGCCCTTTAGGCTTTGGACTGATATCCCCATGGAAGAGCGTGTTCATGTTCAAGGGGTTCCAGGGGGGGAACCTGGTTTGTTTAGTGGGCTGTCTGGGGTTTTTACGCCTCAACTATGGAAGTGTACTGGGTATGTGCCTAAGAAGTTTAATTTCCAGTATAGGGAATTCCCTTGTTGGGATGAGAACAAAGATGATGATAACAAAAATGGTAAGCAGAATGAGTTTGAGAGTGGGAATCCTGCTGATAATGGTGCCGGAGTTCTGTTTTCTTTGTCTAAAGAGAGGGTGTTTAATGCTCCTATGCATCCAAAGAAGGATGTTTTAAATGAAGGGAAGAAGAGTGAGAGTGAAGATTTTGAGGGAAAGCATTGGCAGAATGGAGTAAGGAAAGATAGGGGTGTACTTCAGCCTGTTACGGCACCCTCCAGTAAGCAGAAAAAAGATGAGCCTGGGGTGTTCAAAGATAGGAGTACAAGAAAGAAGTCTAGAAGTTCTGCTGAGAAAGAGGCTTACGAGAAGAAGAGATCTGTACAGCCCCATAAAACAG TGTTTAGACCCAGCTGTGATGCAAAACAATTGGAATTTTATGAAGACAGAGTTCCAAAGTCTTTCGCGACTGGTGTCCAGAGTGGaaagaacaaaaatttgaaggacaGTGTGCATCAAGAACCAACTTCAGATGGTAATCTTGCATCGAACCATGCGGTTGAAAGACCCAAGAACAACTCAAGTGGAAAAGAGCATGCTTCAGAGGTCTCCACTTCTAGCATGTCTGGACATGATTCGATTAGAATTGATGGGAAGGAGGAGAAGGCTGATGATCAACTTCCTGCAGCTATTACAAGCACTCCAAAAACAGAAGATCTCGCTCAATTGCCATTAGTGAACAAATATACTGGGATAACTCCTATTAAAGAAGAG GGTGGTGGTGTGGCAATTGACAAAGTAGATGGTGTTGTAGTAGAAGGTTCTACAAGAAGTCCTCAGGACCATCAGGTTGATGCTTTGGCTAGTACTGCCCTGAAAGTTCAGGGAAATAATATTCTTAAAGATTCTAATAGCGGCATCTCTTGCAGCTTTGATAAATCTGATATTGAGGTGAAAAGAGAAATGAATGATGATGATTCTAATGTTGTCTTAATTAATCAACGTTCTAATCCTGATGATACTAAAGACACAGAAATATCTTTTCATCAGACATCAGAAACCCCCCAAATGAATGATTTGGTTGGAGGATTTTCACATTCGTCTGACAGTAAGGCAAGAATCAATGAATCAGAAATTGTTGCTGATTGTCATTCTGATAAAGCAAATGAGTTGTCTGGCCATTGTTCGTTGCTAAAATGCGATTTGGAGGGTTCAGAAGTTTCTGAGACTCTGAAGAAAATTTCTCCAGAATCCAATCGTATTCCTAGATCTTCTGAAGAGTCTAAACCAAGTATAAATGTTCTGACCCCTGAAGAACAGTCTAACCAGCGTAAAATGACAGCATGCGTTGGAAAGTCATCTTCCACCTCATCAGCTTCCATATTTGCTGTATCATCTGTTCCTGATAGCTCTAAACCTACAGATTCTCAGAATAACTCAAAGCAACAAGTAATGCCTGACAACAATGTGAGCAGTAAGAAAGGTTACGCTACAAATGATGTGCCTAGGGATGGAGACAGACATGACTTATCACGTAAGGCAGTAAAAGAGCGACCAAAATCCTCTTATAGTTCTACGTCAAAAGTCCCACACCAAAGCAGGATTTCACATGCTTCCATTTCAAAAAGAAACATATCTGAGTCAAAAGATTCTGTGCCTTCCTCATCTTTAAAGGCATCTTTGATGCAGAATAGTTCAGTTACGTCAGTCTCTGGTGAGTCTGCCGGCTCACTGCAAAGTCAGTCTGCTTCtttcattcatcaaaacaaGACATCGGCTTCAGGTTTCCCACAGAAAGGTGAAAAGTCCAGTCAGTCAAGTTCCCAGCCAGCGTCTAAGTCTGCACATGCATCATCAGTACATCCCTttgcaacatcaaattccactACTCTAAGTGATGAAGAG CTTGCTTTGCTTTTGCATCAAGAACTTAATAGTTCTCCAAGAGTACCTCGTGTTCCACGTGTGCGGCAGGCTGGGAGCTTTCCTCAGCTGGCATCTGCAACTGCCACAAGCATGCTAATGAAACGCACATCTAGCTCGGGAGGAAAGGATCACAGTATG GTCCCTAGAAGAAAAAACAAGGATGCATCTAAAGATGGGTCCCGTGGATCTCGTGAGCTTGATCATGATGCTAAAAGAACTGATAAAGTGCTATCTTCACATGATCAGAGACAAGATCTTGGTTCTACCATGGATGCTTCTGCTAAAAGGAATGACAAGAATGTACATGCCACACCCTCCACAGCCACAAACAGTGGCCCTTCTTCTTCAACTGAAGCTAATGAGCAAAATTTGTCATATGTACGTAGTTCACCTAGAAATTTATCTGATGATGACACAGGCACAGCTCGTGGTTCTGTACCTCGTACTTTACCTG GCTTGATAAATGACATTATGAGCAAAGGCAGGCGAATGACTTATGAAGAGCTTTGTAATGCAGTCCTGCCG CATTGGCCTAACTTGAGGAAACATAATGGAGAACGATATGCGTATTCTACTCATTCTCAAGCTGTTCTTGATTGCCTAAGAAATCGACAAGAATGGGCTCAGTTAGTTGATCGTGGCCCCAAG ACTAATTCAAGTAAGAAAAGGCGCAAGGCAGATGCTGAAGATTCAGACGATAATGAATTCGGCAAGGGAAGAAGTACGAAAGAGGTAGAAAGCAAAAGCCTCGAGTCACAGAAAGAAGAGTTCCCCAAAGGCAAAAGGAAAGCGAGGAAGCGCAGGCGACTGGCTTTGCAAGGAAGAGGAATAAAAGATGTCCGCAGGAGAAGGAAAGTAGATTTCAGTGATGATGATGCCGGACCCTTCTCTAACTCAAGTGAGGAGAGCATGTTCAGTGACGATGAGATCCAAGGAAGCGGAGCTTGCCCAGTGGGAAGTGACGCCTCAGCAAGCTCTGATTAG